One Aneurinibacillus migulanus genomic region harbors:
- a CDS encoding nitroreductase family protein, with protein sequence MSIADVIRERRTIRRFAEMPLTKETSVELLDVAVAAFCELKRYKLMLGKIKEMYKWKMAQYPAILLVVAKGEKSRLKRDDERIAGMLYIRLF encoded by the coding sequence TTGAGCATCGCGGATGTGATCCGGGAGAGAAGGACGATACGGCGATTTGCTGAAATGCCGTTGACGAAAGAAACGAGCGTGGAACTGCTGGATGTCGCCGTCGCAGCGTTTTGCGAATTGAAACGGTACAAATTGATGCTGGGAAAAATTAAAGAGATGTACAAGTGGAAAATGGCGCAATATCCGGCCATTTTGTTGGTTGTCGCGAAAGGGGAGAAAAGCAGGTTGAAGCGGGACGACGAGCGCATTGCCGGGATGCTGTATATTAGGTTATTTTAA
- a CDS encoding MFS transporter, with product MPRIRLSIFLSVFVAMVGLMIIAPVMPPLIRELGLSEIHSGLIISLGSIAMAAMAPVWGNWSDIKGRKHVILIGFVGMFASYVLFTATMYAGLMQFISGGLLVVLLIVARALIGLFIPAVPSAAQAYMADVTDEKSRSSGMALIGAANGLGLVLGPAIAGAFALIGLIWPLYVGTLLPLVALVVVLLLIPAQKPVIQAKFPRVNPFQKGVRLYLFAGLATMFSIVTLQVIAGFYFQDQLSLTTQETARMVSFGLMFSGVAMIITQGLQMKKPKWQPKPLIMVGSLLLMMSIALFLFVVSLTGFYLAFFLFGVGAGLMMPGFMTGASLAVAREQQGGVAGLVGSVQGISAMLAPILSTILYRLDKHLPFALVGAFVMLLFLTMLSVPNKSAANASATGNQDLME from the coding sequence ATGCCGCGAATTCGACTCAGCATTTTTTTAAGTGTTTTTGTCGCGATGGTAGGTTTGATGATCATCGCTCCAGTCATGCCTCCGCTCATACGCGAACTGGGACTGAGCGAAATCCACTCGGGCTTGATTATTTCTCTCGGTTCCATCGCAATGGCAGCGATGGCGCCGGTATGGGGAAACTGGAGTGATATAAAAGGAAGAAAGCATGTCATCTTGATTGGTTTTGTAGGCATGTTTGCGAGCTATGTCCTGTTTACAGCAACGATGTATGCAGGTTTGATGCAGTTTATCAGCGGGGGACTTTTAGTCGTACTGCTCATTGTCGCACGCGCATTGATCGGTCTGTTTATTCCGGCTGTTCCTTCGGCAGCGCAAGCGTATATGGCGGACGTCACGGATGAAAAAAGCCGTTCTTCGGGGATGGCTTTAATTGGCGCCGCCAATGGACTCGGCCTCGTGCTTGGCCCGGCGATTGCCGGAGCCTTTGCGCTCATCGGTCTGATCTGGCCGCTTTATGTGGGTACGCTGTTACCGCTTGTTGCATTAGTCGTCGTTCTTCTGCTGATCCCGGCTCAAAAACCGGTAATTCAGGCAAAGTTTCCGAGGGTGAACCCGTTTCAAAAAGGCGTCCGCCTCTATTTGTTCGCCGGATTGGCAACGATGTTCAGTATTGTTACTTTGCAAGTGATCGCGGGTTTTTATTTTCAGGACCAGTTGTCTCTGACTACTCAGGAAACCGCTAGAATGGTTTCGTTTGGTTTGATGTTTAGCGGTGTTGCGATGATCATCACACAAGGGCTGCAAATGAAAAAGCCGAAGTGGCAACCTAAACCTCTGATCATGGTTGGGTCGCTGCTTTTGATGATGAGCATTGCGCTCTTTCTGTTTGTCGTCAGTTTGACCGGCTTTTACTTGGCTTTCTTTTTGTTTGGTGTCGGAGCGGGGTTGATGATGCCGGGTTTTATGACGGGAGCATCTCTTGCTGTTGCACGCGAGCAACAAGGAGGCGTAGCAGGTCTGGTGGGATCGGTTCAAGGCATATCTGCTATGCTCGCCCCGATTCTCAGCACGATTCTTTACCGACTGGATAAGCATCTTCCTTTTGCGCTTGTCGGTGCGTTTGTTATGCTGCTGTTCCTTACCATGCTTTCGGTTCCGAATAAGTCTGCCGCAAATGCGTCGGCAACAGGAAATCAGGACTTAATGGAATAG
- a CDS encoding enoyl-CoA hydratase/isomerase family protein: protein MNNVIYEKRDGVAYVTLNRPEAMNAIDEATNAELEEVWRDFDADDAVDVAILTGSGRAFCAGADLKTFIPKWERANMLDVRKNFPHGLGGGLTRGQHRIYKPIIAAINGHAVGAGLEIALACDIRIASEKAKFGVFEVRHGLHQGDGGLVRLVAVAGIGVALDLTLTGREVSAQEALALRLVTRIVPSEELMQAAEETAHMIRRNSRNAVRSAKETILELIGRPLDDGLRLETLYGYSSLGDFADARARLAQFVKK, encoded by the coding sequence ATGAACAATGTTATTTATGAAAAACGCGATGGCGTGGCCTATGTCACCCTTAACCGCCCCGAGGCGATGAATGCCATTGACGAGGCCACCAACGCGGAACTGGAGGAAGTGTGGCGGGATTTCGACGCCGACGATGCCGTAGATGTAGCCATTCTCACCGGCAGCGGGAGGGCTTTTTGCGCCGGCGCCGATCTGAAGACCTTTATCCCCAAATGGGAGAGGGCCAACATGCTGGATGTTCGCAAGAATTTCCCCCATGGCCTCGGCGGTGGACTGACTCGTGGGCAGCACCGTATCTACAAGCCCATCATTGCCGCGATCAACGGCCATGCCGTCGGCGCCGGCCTGGAAATCGCTCTGGCTTGTGATATCCGCATCGCTTCCGAAAAGGCCAAATTCGGTGTCTTCGAGGTACGCCATGGCCTGCACCAAGGCGATGGCGGACTGGTCCGCCTGGTGGCGGTGGCCGGGATTGGCGTAGCCCTTGATCTCACCCTGACAGGGCGGGAGGTTTCGGCCCAGGAGGCGCTCGCGCTAAGACTGGTCACCCGCATCGTGCCGTCGGAAGAACTGATGCAGGCCGCCGAGGAAACGGCGCACATGATACGGCGCAACAGCCGTAATGCCGTTCGATCTGCCAAGGAGACCATCCTTGAACTGATCGGACGCCCACTGGACGACGGACTGAGGCTGGAGACGCTATACGGCTATTCGAGTCTAGGGGATTTTGCCGATGCCCGTGCGAGGCTCGCCCAGTTTGTAAAGAAATAG
- a CDS encoding AMP-binding protein: MTFLHQACLQRDRRENVALHLLGESTTLSYGALDATSLTLALHLQAIGVGKGARIAVLSGLSAEFVVALLAVSRCGAAFSPIDTSLRGSSLSSLLERLRPDAVITTEANVQRAVNVLGERFSMFVFSGRSFYAQEAALWG; this comes from the coding sequence ATGACATTTCTTCATCAGGCATGTCTGCAGCGTGACCGCAGAGAGAACGTCGCATTGCACCTGCTTGGTGAGTCCACGACTCTGAGTTATGGAGCGTTGGATGCCACCAGCCTGACTCTTGCCCTACATCTGCAGGCGATAGGGGTAGGCAAGGGGGCTCGCATCGCAGTACTTTCCGGCCTTTCCGCAGAGTTCGTCGTGGCACTGCTTGCCGTTTCCCGCTGTGGTGCGGCTTTTTCTCCGATCGATACCAGCTTGCGAGGTAGTTCCCTCTCCTCGCTGTTGGAGCGCCTGCGACCAGACGCAGTGATCACCACGGAAGCAAATGTCCAGCGCGCCGTCAATGTCTTGGGGGAGCGTTTTTCCATGTTCGTGTTTTCAGGTCGGAGTTTCTACGCTCAGGAAGCGGCGTTGTGGGGATAA
- a CDS encoding DUF2867 domain-containing protein, giving the protein MHYSDSYKAILPGESTCEVGSITKLFLTSVPTWVTYLMKIRDRLVSLIGLKTSSRSKIQNIILKQGSSIGLFRVINRASHEILLGEDDRHLNFRVSILLDEVDGLKYVTVSTVVYFNNWLGRLYFVVVRRVHKAIVPAMLKNMVCNIKINTNSSH; this is encoded by the coding sequence ATCCATTATTCAGATTCATATAAGGCTATACTACCAGGTGAGTCAACTTGTGAAGTGGGGTCTATAACAAAATTGTTTTTAACTTCTGTTCCTACTTGGGTTACTTACTTAATGAAGATACGCGACCGATTAGTCAGTCTTATTGGGTTAAAGACATCTAGTCGGTCTAAAATACAAAATATAATATTAAAGCAGGGAAGTAGTATAGGACTATTTCGTGTAATCAATCGTGCATCTCATGAGATATTGCTAGGAGAAGATGATCGTCATTTGAACTTTCGTGTATCCATTTTATTAGACGAAGTAGATGGATTAAAATATGTAACCGTATCAACTGTAGTATATTTTAATAATTGGTTAGGAAGACTTTATTTTGTTGTTGTAAGAAGAGTTCACAAAGCAATAGTACCCGCAATGTTGAAGAATATGGTGTGTAATATTAAAATAAACACAAATAGCTCCCACTAG
- a CDS encoding GrpB family protein has product MSQIIKIENYNPKWESEFCKLQAVIETAMEQLILSIEHVGSTSVKGLGAKLILDIDVVIEDYNVLPNVIKGLEKIGYFHQENWSFEGREAFGRKDILVPWDGKSTIWMEHHLYVCNKDSKELARHLAFRDYLRDHPEAIIEYEQLKKDLAKNAKDRTDYSLGKTNFITKILEKAMKSY; this is encoded by the coding sequence GTGAGTCAAATAATCAAGATTGAGAATTATAATCCTAAATGGGAAAGTGAATTCTGTAAACTACAAGCCGTTATTGAGACTGCAATGGAGCAATTAATTTTGTCTATTGAACATGTTGGAAGTACCTCTGTCAAAGGACTTGGAGCTAAACTAATTTTAGATATAGATGTAGTGATAGAAGATTATAATGTTCTACCTAACGTAATAAAAGGTCTTGAAAAGATAGGCTATTTCCATCAAGAAAATTGGAGTTTTGAAGGTCGAGAAGCCTTTGGAAGAAAGGATATACTTGTTCCATGGGATGGGAAAAGTACCATTTGGATGGAACATCATTTATACGTATGTAACAAAGACAGTAAAGAATTAGCGAGACATTTAGCATTTCGTGATTATCTTCGTGACCATCCAGAGGCTATTATTGAATATGAACAGTTAAAAAAAGATTTGGCAAAAAACGCAAAAGATCGAACGGATTACAGCTTAGGTAAAACTAATTTTATAACCAAAATATTGGAAAAAGCCATGAAGTCTTATTAA
- a CDS encoding DMT family transporter, which yields MKNTLLGSLYLSLAASIWGGMYVVVKVVVDIVPPLELVWLRYVIALLALLIIGAITKQSWRVAKRDWLLIVLIGLIGNTISIVTQEVGTMLSTAQMGAIITSTTPAFMVLFARIILKEKITAKKAISIVLATIGVCVIVGNAQIETSNQLGGVSLIIAALTWSLMSVLVKRVPGQYSQIVVTSYSILVAVAFLTPFTLRGLTKIDFQAIMQPSIWGGLLYLGVISTACGFLLWNRGLQKLNASSGGLFFFFQPIVGTFLGWLLLGEQIGLSFWMGTTLIFIGVLLVIREDKPQEETRSMLN from the coding sequence ATGAAAAATACCTTACTGGGTTCTTTATATTTATCACTCGCCGCCAGTATTTGGGGCGGAATGTATGTTGTCGTTAAAGTCGTGGTCGACATTGTACCACCGCTTGAATTAGTATGGCTTCGCTATGTAATTGCTCTTTTAGCATTACTAATTATCGGAGCCATAACAAAACAATCATGGCGTGTCGCGAAACGTGACTGGCTATTAATCGTTTTGATTGGGCTAATTGGGAATACGATTTCCATCGTAACCCAAGAGGTCGGAACTATGCTTTCAACTGCACAAATGGGAGCCATTATTACATCAACGACACCTGCATTTATGGTCCTGTTTGCACGTATTATTCTTAAAGAAAAAATTACCGCAAAAAAAGCAATTTCTATTGTTTTAGCAACAATTGGTGTTTGTGTTATTGTTGGAAATGCTCAAATCGAAACCTCAAATCAGCTAGGTGGCGTATCACTGATTATCGCAGCACTAACATGGTCACTTATGTCTGTTCTTGTAAAGCGTGTACCAGGACAATATTCGCAAATTGTCGTAACAAGCTATAGTATCCTTGTAGCCGTTGCCTTTCTAACACCTTTTACGCTTAGGGGATTAACTAAGATTGATTTTCAAGCGATAATGCAGCCTTCTATTTGGGGAGGTCTGCTATACTTGGGGGTTATTTCTACAGCGTGTGGCTTTTTGTTGTGGAATCGAGGCTTGCAAAAGCTTAACGCTTCCAGTGGCGGATTATTTTTCTTTTTCCAGCCGATAGTTGGTACTTTTTTAGGTTGGTTATTACTAGGCGAACAGATTGGTTTGTCTTTTTGGATGGGTACAACATTAATTTTTATTGGAGTACTATTAGTCATTCGCGAGGATAAACCTCAGGAAGAAACCAGAAGCATGTTAAACTAG
- a CDS encoding DUF3139 domain-containing protein: MDVQNKKYIALCFSIVCIVLISWLYFYYIPQRVVESMDYRGEVEEKIKVRENFLEEMQTKESLTKDYFLEIVGDYDVKTNNYFVKAIYKDEPNVIYIYYKNENGGFWLGHILKDGKPTDESANELKNKHRLAIKYS, encoded by the coding sequence ATGGATGTACAAAACAAAAAATACATTGCTTTATGTTTTTCCATAGTATGCATTGTTCTAATATCATGGTTGTATTTTTACTATATTCCTCAACGTGTTGTAGAAAGTATGGATTATCGAGGAGAAGTGGAGGAAAAAATTAAAGTTCGGGAAAACTTTTTGGAGGAGATGCAGACCAAAGAGTCATTAACCAAAGATTATTTTCTTGAGATTGTTGGAGATTATGATGTTAAAACAAATAACTATTTTGTAAAAGCAATATACAAAGATGAACCGAATGTGATTTATATTTATTACAAGAACGAAAATGGAGGCTTCTGGTTGGGACATATATTAAAGGACGGCAAACCAACTGATGAGAGTGCTAATGAATTGAAAAATAAACACCGCTTGGCAATAAAATATAGTTAA
- a CDS encoding DUF4259 domain-containing protein has translation MGSWGKASLESDEGLDVLEALIKYVVDRESVKLKDLITHYRELGLLSEDPEEEDYLYDNTAIALAEIVCAYIENGKTKYEELSGLKEIVWETEELLELKQLVQQVLDNKGGERELYELREDDSDWMKHMENVIRILSKRI, from the coding sequence ATGGGATCGTGGGGAAAAGCATCACTGGAAAGCGACGAAGGGCTTGATGTTCTGGAGGCGTTAATCAAATATGTAGTGGACCGAGAATCCGTCAAGTTGAAGGATCTAATAACTCATTACAGGGAGCTCGGGTTACTCTCGGAAGATCCGGAAGAGGAGGATTACCTTTACGATAATACAGCCATTGCTCTGGCTGAAATTGTATGCGCCTATATCGAAAACGGCAAGACAAAGTACGAGGAATTAAGCGGTCTGAAGGAGATTGTCTGGGAAACCGAGGAGCTGCTCGAGTTGAAGCAATTGGTTCAGCAGGTGCTGGATAATAAAGGCGGAGAACGCGAGCTGTATGAACTGAGAGAGGACGATTCAGACTGGATGAAACATATGGAAAATGTGATTCGTATTTTGTCGAAGCGGATATAA
- a CDS encoding immunity 51 family protein, translated as MEKDFLEQLILWHEDDEFEKIVGKILQIPEQDRDYDLVSHLARALNNLERYDEALQQFLTIKKQGEHDPLWHFRVGYAYYYLLQYEDAVREFEIANKLDPEDEGTLMFLEWSRRGVDRKNRQKDSMTVQPNAVTSVKNDIEVNQLSIAERIKPFQLIEHDSGNVSMILDAGTYKDEVFQTRADEGFEGNGYDWGSLAVVFLEERMPQLAGIVRFDPEGSMFCAYSDNREALQSFAIGFKDACEDDVGIRDLFSRAELD; from the coding sequence ATGGAAAAAGACTTTTTGGAACAACTGATCCTTTGGCATGAAGACGATGAATTTGAAAAAATAGTAGGTAAGATTTTGCAAATTCCCGAACAGGACAGAGATTATGATTTAGTCAGTCATTTGGCAAGAGCATTGAACAATCTGGAACGTTACGATGAAGCATTGCAACAGTTTTTGACGATCAAGAAACAAGGTGAACATGACCCACTTTGGCATTTCCGTGTAGGCTATGCCTACTACTACCTATTACAATATGAGGACGCAGTAAGAGAATTTGAAATTGCGAATAAGCTAGACCCAGAGGATGAAGGTACTCTGATGTTTTTAGAATGGAGCCGTCGCGGGGTCGACCGAAAGAACCGTCAAAAGGATTCAATGACAGTGCAGCCAAACGCAGTGACTTCTGTGAAGAATGACATTGAGGTGAATCAGCTAAGTATTGCGGAGAGAATTAAACCGTTTCAGCTAATAGAGCATGATAGTGGCAACGTGTCAATGATTTTGGATGCTGGTACTTACAAAGATGAGGTTTTTCAAACACGGGCTGACGAGGGATTTGAAGGCAACGGTTACGATTGGGGATCTTTGGCGGTTGTTTTTCTTGAAGAAAGAATGCCTCAGTTGGCTGGTATCGTACGTTTTGATCCGGAAGGTAGTATGTTCTGCGCTTATTCAGACAATAGAGAGGCGCTACAAAGTTTTGCGATCGGATTTAAAGATGCTTGCGAGGACGACGTTGGAATCAGGGATTTATTCTCCCGCGCTGAATTGGATTGA
- a CDS encoding DUF6138 family protein translates to MNNERWETTNKVMENILSTMLNEMKMAINKWFNHIGDKDAEAIVKRTSLQVGIHNYALLEYAKGRVSVKDTKLDFISPKVKFRHGGPTELLSEEQVREQIVPELALFMQQKLNSLQFPALIDYKFTFLGKFWVQEGEVNIPILKYVDETKKKKLLERITYYIETKLESGKHPTQPLETFFLSKHLLDEELFPDQKAGWIISVFDRVQQLNKGNKHQLAEHRARIVPALRRWAENKLLPRYFDIQGEQWYQKKYTKKSDIQLESTEQGPIELLLYTAVAIIKYGPSDCRSTGIAWLERAVELGSVRASRLMKEGSGTFAKEEVYFRDERVECKANDIFATVAITIKQEAEGSYACALRFICRLLKQGFPNSYQIKLKSSTKQFLPIKGLAKSGTHRFFANALEYPNLYPLLEEYAREAMEEFEWYTDTEGEKSCMPGSYAVFGLGLADRNHFSLVEDYMAKVDEEHQSVQDLFTVAFAKQHGVNAETMATLIVCLLYSTDSMKLKIKPAMEEEANVRLLLNKISGFQPYEVEHIVYIIWGGVEKLKAVAAKAKGEKSILLSELVQAAIDKR, encoded by the coding sequence TTGAACAATGAACGATGGGAGACGACAAATAAAGTTATGGAGAACATTCTAAGTACGATGCTAAACGAAATGAAAATGGCGATTAACAAGTGGTTTAATCACATTGGTGATAAGGATGCGGAAGCCATCGTGAAGCGCACTTCGCTGCAAGTAGGAATTCATAATTATGCCCTGCTGGAATATGCTAAGGGCAGGGTCAGTGTGAAGGATACTAAATTAGATTTTATTTCACCGAAAGTAAAGTTCAGGCATGGCGGGCCTACCGAGCTATTGTCCGAGGAACAAGTCAGGGAGCAGATTGTACCTGAACTTGCCCTATTTATGCAGCAAAAATTGAATAGCCTCCAGTTTCCGGCGTTAATTGATTATAAATTTACGTTCTTGGGCAAGTTTTGGGTACAGGAAGGCGAAGTGAACATTCCTATTCTCAAGTATGTCGATGAGACGAAAAAGAAAAAACTTCTGGAACGAATCACCTATTATATCGAAACGAAGCTCGAATCGGGAAAGCATCCTACCCAACCTTTGGAGACGTTCTTCCTCTCCAAGCATTTGCTGGATGAGGAGCTATTTCCCGATCAAAAGGCAGGGTGGATCATATCCGTCTTCGACAGGGTTCAGCAGTTGAATAAAGGAAATAAACATCAACTTGCAGAGCATCGGGCACGTATTGTTCCTGCTTTACGCCGTTGGGCGGAAAACAAGTTACTTCCCCGGTATTTTGACATTCAGGGGGAGCAGTGGTATCAAAAAAAGTATACAAAAAAAAGCGATATTCAGCTTGAAAGTACCGAGCAAGGACCGATTGAACTGCTATTATATACAGCGGTGGCAATTATTAAATATGGGCCTTCTGACTGCAGAAGCACGGGGATTGCTTGGCTGGAGCGGGCCGTCGAACTGGGAAGCGTCCGGGCCTCCCGTTTAATGAAGGAAGGTAGCGGAACCTTTGCCAAGGAAGAGGTTTATTTTCGCGATGAACGTGTGGAATGCAAGGCAAATGATATATTCGCTACGGTGGCTATTACTATTAAGCAGGAAGCCGAGGGGAGCTATGCGTGTGCGCTCCGTTTTATTTGCCGTTTATTAAAACAAGGCTTTCCTAATAGCTATCAAATCAAGCTAAAATCCAGTACTAAACAGTTTTTGCCTATCAAAGGATTAGCGAAGTCGGGTACGCATCGTTTCTTTGCCAACGCTCTGGAATATCCGAATCTGTATCCCCTGTTGGAGGAGTATGCCCGCGAGGCGATGGAAGAATTCGAATGGTATACGGATACGGAAGGAGAGAAGAGCTGCATGCCAGGCAGTTATGCCGTCTTCGGCCTTGGACTGGCGGATCGGAATCATTTCTCGCTGGTGGAAGACTATATGGCAAAGGTCGACGAGGAGCACCAGTCTGTTCAAGATTTGTTCACCGTTGCCTTCGCTAAACAGCACGGCGTGAATGCAGAGACGATGGCCACACTCATTGTATGCCTACTTTATAGCACGGACTCGATGAAGCTGAAGATCAAACCTGCTATGGAGGAAGAAGCTAATGTAAGACTGCTACTCAACAAAATTAGCGGTTTTCAGCCTTATGAAGTGGAGCATATTGTCTATATAATCTGGGGCGGAGTGGAAAAACTTAAGGCTGTCGCCGCCAAAGCCAAAGGAGAGAAATCGATATTGCTGTCAGAACTTGTACAGGCTGCAATAGACAAAAGGTAA
- a CDS encoding DUF1266 domain-containing protein, with protein sequence MKTFLIIVGIIAVIVILLIVGLITASKRIEKKNKKSRVEMEMANPLPKEKQHLLAYGANLSLYRSESPRILPVKVDYETLKEGLSSYWGVSNPEEAVQTLEWLLTEGHRAKYDQLLLALKAGQSFTEEEVGKSQECYESAQEAMMKKLSFAKSDFDRVNTIAAWDFDRAVNIARWSYILGYITEEQAWSYIERAADAASHFFQSWKDYFISFAFGRAIAYEGDIYDILWNGKELLNEEDSIWNEFSIKRSGTGSR encoded by the coding sequence TTGAAAACTTTTCTAATTATTGTGGGAATTATTGCGGTGATTGTGATTTTACTTATCGTGGGTTTGATTACAGCGAGCAAGCGAATTGAGAAAAAGAATAAAAAATCACGAGTAGAAATGGAGATGGCTAACCCTTTACCGAAGGAAAAACAGCATTTGCTTGCCTACGGTGCCAATCTCTCTCTTTACCGGTCTGAGTCGCCACGGATACTGCCGGTGAAGGTAGATTATGAAACCTTGAAGGAAGGCCTTTCTTCATACTGGGGCGTTAGTAATCCGGAGGAGGCTGTGCAAACGCTGGAATGGCTGCTTACGGAAGGGCATCGTGCAAAGTATGATCAGCTTCTTCTGGCGTTGAAAGCTGGCCAGTCTTTTACAGAGGAGGAAGTTGGGAAATCGCAGGAATGCTATGAATCAGCCCAAGAAGCGATGATGAAGAAGCTTTCCTTTGCGAAATCCGATTTTGACCGGGTGAACACCATTGCTGCCTGGGATTTTGACCGAGCTGTAAATATTGCAAGATGGAGCTACATACTTGGTTATATAACCGAAGAACAGGCATGGAGCTATATAGAGAGAGCTGCTGATGCCGCCAGCCATTTCTTCCAATCCTGGAAGGACTATTTTATTTCATTTGCATTTGGCCGAGCCATTGCTTACGAGGGTGACATTTACGATATCCTTTGGAATGGAAAAGAATTGCTGAATGAAGAGGACTCGATCTGGAATGAATTTAGCATTAAGCGATCCGGAACAGGAAGCCGATAA
- a CDS encoding VanZ family protein, with protein MGINEIYNYLRFLMLPVIVIIGIEFVLIGLYYFLYYRNRQSERKLRIDIKKLFIGALFIGYVDFVLELTIFGRGHSHFLQMNLHPFSSYIEAWNKYSLRDFQNCIFNIIMFIPMGILLPLISRKFKAFKWLFLVVVSSTLFIETYQTLSGAGIFELDDIINNTLGGIFGYQLYRLAASIVYNKRVRMKSLLGNLAIPLLMGLFFVGMNIVYFQQEFGNLAINSFTKWNMEDVHLTTSLQLSSAPTAAPVYKKIIHRDGVEALLQQKLGLSELKVVDDHGNREILLKDKSGTQYTLYLS; from the coding sequence TTGGGGATCAATGAAATATATAATTACCTACGTTTTTTAATGTTGCCGGTTATAGTAATTATCGGGATAGAATTCGTTCTTATAGGACTATATTATTTCCTTTATTATAGAAATCGACAATCAGAGAGAAAGCTACGAATTGACATAAAGAAGCTTTTTATTGGCGCATTGTTCATCGGATATGTTGATTTTGTGCTTGAGCTAACCATTTTCGGCCGCGGCCACTCACATTTCTTGCAGATGAATCTCCATCCATTCAGCAGTTATATTGAAGCATGGAATAAGTATTCCTTACGTGATTTTCAAAATTGTATTTTTAATATAATAATGTTTATCCCGATGGGAATTTTGCTGCCTTTAATCAGCCGAAAATTTAAAGCTTTCAAGTGGCTTTTTCTTGTCGTTGTAAGTTCTACGCTATTTATTGAAACATACCAGACGCTTTCAGGCGCAGGGATATTTGAGCTTGATGATATCATTAACAACACGCTTGGTGGTATTTTTGGATACCAGTTATACAGACTTGCTGCTTCCATTGTTTATAACAAAAGAGTAAGAATGAAAAGTCTGCTGGGAAACCTGGCGATACCTCTACTGATGGGTTTGTTTTTTGTCGGCATGAATATCGTCTACTTCCAGCAGGAGTTCGGCAATCTGGCAATAAACTCGTTTACCAAATGGAATATGGAAGATGTTCATTTGACAACATCCCTGCAACTAAGCTCAGCACCTACAGCCGCCCCAGTATACAAGAAAATCATTCATAGGGACGGAGTTGAAGCCCTGCTGCAGCAGAAATTAGGATTATCTGAGTTGAAGGTTGTGGATGATCACGGCAATCGTGAAATTCTATTGAAAGACAAATCAGGAACGCAATATACATTGTATCTATCTTAG